One region of Cucurbita pepo subsp. pepo cultivar mu-cu-16 chromosome LG03, ASM280686v2, whole genome shotgun sequence genomic DNA includes:
- the LOC111791416 gene encoding disease resistance-like protein CSA1, with the protein MAQGLLHSDSKDPESVGEQYFNELWSRGLLENVEEHALGYWFKIHSLVHDLAVQEARKEQQNLESLHQLSFVDCNKDLHRPTCDKICVLSNPVGGGVEPKINPVPLFKCITKFKQLRVLYLCNSSLEEIPTSIDTLKRLRYLDLRGSRRLKRLPESICKLQILQTLILAFCSEFEELPRNIKNMIGLRFLWIQTKQARLGKDAIGSLTSLRFLAIGGSENLTHLFEDIDRLNSLQTLIIYDCKSLVTLPKGMKSLSTLFNMALWGCERLRLTFPIEIIRLKKLILRGLPALTNLPMWIYYSVENLEVLEVGELPRLRALPTCLEDLWALRILRISNCPMLAGYMHPILQNWNKMKELRITFCGLLSKQVLKEANQPEFATSRIFTIYVDFKIIKLRVASKDKDKDKDKAEAKQTKEVNNDERKSDAHQTRLNNAAGEVSKQDGIGLPGARPTRQEEHDDHHEAKNNGQALKAQQHKGNNDPRFGTEQPLKAEDPKDIDGTVRTVPIMDVNSSPSNT; encoded by the exons ATGGCACAAGGACTCCTTCATTCAGATAGCAAAGATCCTGAGTCTGTTGGGGAGCAATACTTCAATGAATTGTGGTCTCGCGGTTTACTCGAAAACGTTGAGGAGCATGCTCTTGGATATTGGTTCAAAATCCATAGCCTTGTTCATGATCTTGCAGTACAAGAGGCTAGGAAAGAACAACAGAACCTGGAAAGTTTGCATCAGTTGTCATTTGTCGACTGCAACAAGGATTTGCACCGGCCGACATGTGATAAAATTTGTGTTCTTTCCAATCCAGTGGGAGGAGGTGTGGAGCCAAAGATCAATCCAGTTCCTCTTTTCAAATGCATCACCAAGTTCAAGCAGCTAAGGGTCTTATACTTATGCAACTCTTCCTTGGAAGAAATTCCAACCTCCATCGACACGCTGAAACGTTTGAGGTACTTAGATTTGCGAGGGAGCCGACGACTGAAGAGGTTGCCAGAATCAATTTGCAAGCTACAGATCCTGCAGACCCTGATACTTGCATTCTGCTCAGAGTTTGAAGAACTTCCCAGAAACATAAAGAACATGATCGGCCTCAGATTCTTATGGATACAGACAAAGCAAGCCCGCTTGGGAAAGGATGCAATAGGAAGCTTAACATCGCTTCGCTTTCTCGCCATCGGAGGGAGCGAAAACTTGACTCACTTGTTTGAAGATATTGACAGACTCAATTCCCTTCAAACACTGATCATTTATGATTGCAAATCGCTGGTAACATTGCCAAAAGGCATGAAAAGCTTGAGTACGTTGTTTAATATGGCACTATGGGGGTGTGAGCGGCTGAGATTGACATTCCCAATAGAAATCATTCGTCTCAAAAAACTGATACTCAGAGGACTTCCAGCATTGACCAATTTGCCGATGTGGATCTATTATTCTGTGGAGAATTTAGAAGTGCTAGAAGTGGGAGAGCTTCCCAGGCTAAGAGCATTACCTACCTGTCTCGAAGATTTATGGGCACTTCGAATTCTTAGGATCTCCAACTGTCCTATGCTGGCGGGATATATGCATCCtattctacaaaattggaatAAGATGAAGGAATTGAGGATCACGTTTTGTGGGTTGCTTAGCAAACAAGTTTTGAAGGAAGCCAATCAACCAGAGTTCGCTACCTCTCGCATCTTTACCATTTATGTGGACTTCAAAATAATCAAGCTACGAGTAGCATCAAAGGACAAGGACAAG GACAAGGACAAGGCAGAAGCTAAACAAACTAAAGAAGTAAATAATGATGAGCGTAAGAGTGATGCTCATCAAACTAGATTGAACAATGCTGCTGGAGAGGTATCAAAACAAGATGGTATTGGTCTTCCTGGGGCCAGACCAACTAGACAAGAAGAACACGATGATCATCATGAAGCTAAGAATAATGGACAAGCTTTAAAAGCACAACAGCATAAGGGTAATAATGATCCTCGTTTTGGGACTGAACAACCTTTAAAAGCAGAAGATCCTAAGGATATTGATGGCACAGTACGGACGGTTCCTATTATGGATGTGAACTCATCTCCAAGCAACACATGA